A part of Fusarium oxysporum Fo47 chromosome III, complete sequence genomic DNA contains:
- a CDS encoding kinase-like domain-containing protein, with the protein MPTDMESTESRGLPYDVLFEDASQDYTTPLLTPNDIESREIIPNREWGANVVKIQQRFIMKFGRDVRPIEANNMLYVAKHTTIPVPRFYTIYQRKEGKKTITCILMEYIPGKSLMDLWSDIEPTCKASIARTLRTYFDELRQLKHPGHFGTTHGGPPNIHLFMQDDITGPLKSEREFVDAIIRSYAIELGPRGAQKVRYYQRAFPAIFNGDNSPVFSHSDLQRKNIMILDDGSLVIIVWEYASWSLVYWEYFVAMFCCLAWTDDWHEYVGQALDEYPNEYLWFATMHREMWC; encoded by the coding sequence ATGCCAACAGACATGGAGTCGACAGAATCCCGAGGGCTGCCGTACGACGTCCTGTTCGAGGATGCGTCGCAGGACTATACGACACCGCTGCTGACTCCAAATGACATAGAGAGCAGGGAAATCATTCCTAATAGAGAATGGGGTGCCAATGTTGTCAAAATCCAGCAGAGATTTATCATGAAATTCGGTAGAGATGTCCGACCAATCGAAGCCAATAACATGCTCTACGTAGCAAAGCACACTACGATACCGGTACCTAGGTTCTACACAATCTATCAAAGAAAAGAGGGCAAGAAAACCATCACCTGCATTCTCATGGAATATATACCGGGTAAGTCACTGATGGACCTGTGGAGCGACATCGAACCGACGTGCAAGGCTTCAATTGCCCGTACTCTTCGCACATATTTCGATGAGCTTCGGCAATTGAAACACCCTGGGCACTTTGGCACAACCCACGGTGGTCCACCAAATATACACTTGTTCATGCAAGATGATATTACAGGGCCATTGAAGAGCGAAAGAGAGTTCGTCGATGCTATTATTCGATCATACGCCATTGAGCTTGGCCCAAGAGGAGCCCAAAAGGTTCGGTACTACCAACGAGCTTTTccagccatcttcaacggTGACAATAGTCCCGTATTCTCACATAGCGACCTCCAAAGGAAGAACATCATGATATTAGACGATGGGTCATTGGTTATAATCGTCTGGGAGTATGCGTCGTGGAGTCTTGTTTACTGGGAGTATTTTGTGGCCATGTTTTGCTGCCTCGCTTGGACTGATGACTGGCATGAGTACGTTGGTCAAGCTCTGGATGAGTATCCTAATGAGTATTTATGGTTTGCAACTATGCATCGGGAAatgtggtgttga